The DNA sequence TCAAGGGGTTCttctcacaaaaaaaaacttcaccTTTGACAGTGCTTGCAAGATTGGACTATCGTAGTGAATTGCATCGCCCACCTAAAACCACGCATGACATTCCAGGCAACGGTGGCTGTATAAGGTGATTCGATCGTGTCGTTTTAGCATTTGCAAAGCCAGGTTGGCCATAGTTTCTAACTGACCATGTGGGATCGATAAACAGGTAAACAACATATCGAAGCAGGCTGCAATTCTCGGTAGGTTTCCCTCTTTCTCATGTAGTTTGCTCTGATGGAATCTATAATGATGCAAGTCTCGACAAAAGTTATAGCTCCTTCAGTCTAGGCCTCTCCTCGTCATCACTTTCACTTTGTAGTTGTCAACGACACTTTCATGGTGCAAGCACGAGAGCATGCCAAGACTGACACACCACCTATCTCGTTGTGGGAGACCAAGCTTGCGTTCACAGAGCCATTTTACAGAGTGAATATGCTACAAGTATGACAAGCTTAACGAGACCTGTAGCATGGTGTAATCAGCTCACAAACCTTCTACATGCGTCCTGCACATGGCCACACATCCGTCCTTCACAATGGTGGCATAAACCCAATGTGCACACAAGGTTGTAGACATTATGTCAAAGGTTGAAGTTGTGGCATGCACTGTCAGCAAAGTCAATTAAACACCATTTTCAATAGTACCCTTTTTCAGTCAGGTTAACCATTTCAACCAATTTTTAGACGGTGATGGGCGACAGGTCAATTTTTTGCAGCTCCTTATTGGTGCATCATTCAGTTAACATCTCACAGAAATGTACCTGATCAATCACAGAATTTAAAGTGAAGTTCCAGGTTCTGGAACTTCACTTTAAATTCTGAGCAGGACAGCAAGTTAGAAAGGATAGGAACAGCAAATCTGCGGCTTTAGGAGAGAGGTGGTCCATTTCTGTGCTGTGGTGACGATGGCCAGTAGCCGAGCTAATCGGAGTGGCACAATAGTCGACGGCAGACGTCGATTGCAGAATGGTGTATTGGCCGAGATAACAGCACTGCGTCAGGTAAGGGGAGGTATAGGGCAAGAGCGGAGGTGGGAGGAAGACAgccagaggcgacaaatgccactgaggaaggCACCTCGCAAATGGGGGGAAGCGATTGACAAGGCTGAGAGATGTACAGCCACACGACGCAGAGACGGACGAGCGGAGAGCCATGGATCATGCTTGAGGCGGCAAGGAGTGCCCACCGCCGACAATGTGGCACTGCCGTGACAGCGGGAGAAGGGATGggcggagtggacggtagcggcAAGGGTTACGGCAGCGGTGCTGCGCAGAAGAAGGGGGcgaggataggcgagaacacgttatacggctttggaggacaaggggagaGCAAGGCTCACGCCGTGCGCGAGAGATGCGCCAAGAGCGCATGCAGCTAGAGCAGCATGCTGGCCCTGGCTACGGAGCTGGTTACGGCTAGACACAACGACCACGTTGATTGCAACGCAAAAcgcgggaacgggcgccaaagagctgcactctaaaatctTAATGACGCGAtgctttgttccaatgtattgaaCTGGAGCGGCTGTCTCCAGTCGTGTATTGTGAGCAATTGCATCGAAATAATAGTTTCAACAGAGTGAATATATAGaaagcagaagttctgcaaaatAAGAGGGTGAGACAAATGAAAGTAAGCCAAtgtgaatatatgacaaatgggggTACTGTATTTAAACGCAGCTTCCATGACCAATTAGACATTTTCCTGCTAACTAATcgtgtgattcccgtctcataaaactccttgagtTGCTGTTTCAAGAAGTCTGTAACTGACTGTTTCACGTGATCGTCCAACACAAATCAGGTTCCCTTGAGCTGCTTCTTTCAATTGTCCCAAAATATGGAAGTCCCAAGGCGagaggtctgggctgtatggaggatgttgcagcgtttcccacttgaactttgccagttttgtgttaaccacatcagcgacatgGGAATGgacattgtcgtggagcaagatgaccccattcgtcaattttccacattgtttgttcttaattgcaACACACAGCCGATCCGGCATTTCACAATACCGGAAATCATTGATagcctctccaggtttagcaaattcgatcagtaatggcccctgtcgatcgaaaaaaaagttgACAACACCTTTTGGAAATGACggcttttgctttctttgggggcggtgaattcgaatgtttccattgtaagctttaacatcgtgtttcaggcttgtagtagTGACACCTTTGGAATTGTGTTGTGGGtgattgcaaaggttgatgagcttattagacaagaacggaggataagcatacatgaactggcagagcgtgtgaacatcagtcacggctcggttcacgccataattcacgAACATCTTGGTTATTGGCTCTTGTGTGCACAATGAATGCCCAACATTTTCaaccaccaccagaagacggagaCGTTCGGTGCACCCTTGACTCACCTGGTCCGGTATCACAAAGAGGGTGACGACTTTATGCCTGcagttgtgaccggggacgaatcatggtgccactactacaagcctgaaacacgatgttaaagcttacaatggaaacattcgaattgcACGGCGGCCCTGGCCCGATCTtcgatcgtctttgcaactttcacatcctCTTTGTACCGTTAGCTTCAATgcctcacagtggccaatgaGATGTAATGTTCAACGTAAAAGGCAGCCATACGGCTACTAATTTCTTTTTGAGGAACACCTCCAGCTGTCAAAAGCCTCATGACAccatgctgttcaacttttggagcgtccattatgtcacgcaatcaTGTTCAACACAGTGtttgagagcattaaagaacatttatccccacacctgcgtgtcacatttgcaaatgagagatgcctgtgtgctacacgcacgcctcgcagataatgaaccgaaccattattgcgcggggtgggttggctcgctttcatttgactcgccctcctacattatttgtttatatatttatttcagaatactgtaGGCCAACAGTTATGGCTCATGCAGGAGGGGCCATACAAGGCATGGAAATACACTGTGacataaaaagagaaaaaaaaaagaacggcagtTTAAGAGGTTGCCGCTAATAtcaagcagaaaaatatgtatacacatacacatatacatatttatacatatatacacgTATACTGACATATACAGCACCcattcactcaaacaaatgttcttctagagctttaacaaaattagggGACTGGAAAATGGCCCCCCGAAGACAGTCCTagtcggaaacggtcctcgggaaaaaactgtgtttgaaGGTATCAGTTAttgcaaaaattggttccagtaaatgaattcctgtgtggtgtgttcgcttagacgataactgtttaagtactgtgggatgcgaaatgtttagtttatgtgctaaaaggttaTGCATGGACAACAAACAGGACATTTTCCTATGTACTTGAAGTAGatggatgttatttgttttcattagtgtcgtaAGTGAATCAAGACGTCTGTATTTATTATAACTAAGCCTAATCGCTTTCCTTTCCACCatctcaagctggtaaatgtccttctttatgaATGGGTCCCATACGACCGACGCGTACTCCAATTTTGATCTAATaaatgttatgtatgcaagacgtttaagcttacttggagcgcctctaagcttccgcttcagaaagcacagcttggaaaatgaGGAACAAATGTCCGCAATATGCGCAGGCCAGATTAAATCGTTTGTTATTGTAACCCCTAAGTATTTATGATGTGTGACCTCCATAACAAAATAATTAAAACGGCTGTGAGAGAAAGGAGAAACCTGCTTTTTGTGCGAAATTCGCAAAATGACAGTTTCATCTAGGTTAAGTTGGCGAAGATACAGTGGAatgtacaaatgcgaagataaagctcgataaagggcaaaagagtgtcactagaaacaaagttcactgcacgtatacacaatatCTCGTAAGAAGAAAATTGAATATAAgaataagtctccaataaatctaggtatctaagaaaaagtcactatgtATAATgcctcaaacaaggcaaataaacatgcagcgatatcacagatcacagaatcctaaggcctgccctccccctccccccctgcctCGCTCCACTCCCCCTGATAATCGCCAACAACAGAAGGCGGCGCACTTCgtccccgcttttctctcttgcgcacacaagactgagccgaCCCATGCCACCATcacccccctacgctttcactggCACTCGCAGCATGAGGCACATTGTCACGATGTCATCGCCCTTGAAGTTTacacggaacatgagggcgacggcaatggcaggaatgtgcctggagtgtgcgtgtaattgctatcacaataatataaaaGAGTGTCCAGCAACTGAAGCATTCCATGGCCCATTACTACCCGCAAAAGAAGAATTGACAatatcgaactttcaccatgcaacaattTGCTGTGCCGCAAAaacgtcattttttttattttgtggagCGGGGgcatcgaaatgaaaaaaaaaaaaaaaacgtgaaggaaagcatgttgaccACAATCGAATACCTACTTTGGGAACCTaccgaaggaatattgaagaaaacgtggGGCGCTtagtccacagagaaccatatgcatactgctcggtaccctacaccagcgagacaaaactttccggagaggttgcgttCAAGCGAATgcattgcaatccgtcgagtccccacagtgatggcggcaagtgaccattgtttctttttttcgtctgctagccaaAAAGAgtctaaaactctgccaggcgaaattCTACTCGACCAGAGAAAAACGAACTCACACCGAAGTGTGCCTCGCGGTGGTTGGGGCCACACGAGAAAAATGAAtgcactctggctggctctggcagcctgtgggtagcgagaaaaagaaaattgaggaggctcaatgtgtcctcgcgaataaaagttgaagcagaaaaataaataagaatgtagttacctttgctggctttagcaTCTTcgcatggatgctttggcgcaagtgaaaaaaaattttgatattcttttctgtgacatgacagcgcaaatgaaccaccacaacgcttcgtctcatcagacTTTGCTGCATGCTTTGTGAACTTCAGAGTAGTACACTCTAGTCGGCTTGTCTGATGGTgttttgatttggcttgtcttgttgtaTGGTCTGATGtatgactttagaaaagtcaatgcagctTAGGCGTctaatgtttataacaacattaatgccacaaagttccggaattgaaaatttaatgcatgactttggaaatgtcaatgcaccttttgcatcaaaagtttataaggactttatacccataaaatttCGAAATTCAAATCCATGTGCTCCATAGATTCTGCGGCCTTGGCGAGATGCTGTGACAAGCCTGCTCGCCACCGAAACGCCTTTGAAATATTGTGCTTAGATGGGGCTCCTTGCTTTacgtgactcccggtgcatgagCGCTGCCACAAAATCCAGCCAGAGTTGGCAATGAtcacgctgaaatgtcttttcaagcattaaaaaaagaagacattctAGGGAAAATCCGGAATGATTTCCGGTGACGGGGGTTGTTTTAGTCGGCGATGCAtaacagcacgaaaaaaatttcgGGAGGGGGGCTGAGGCCCCATAAGCAGCGCCCCCTCCCCCTTCTGGCCACAGCCCTGTGTGTCAGTGAATGCCACAGTAGCTCCAGAGGCATCGGGAGAGCAAGAGCACGCAGAAATAGAGGCAGCCTCCACCTCTTATGAGTCACTGGAGGATGCGATGCTCCTATTCAAGAGCAACTGTACGAGACAGAGCCAAAGGAGACGGCGAGCCAAAATATGATGATCAGTATATGCAGATGACGATGACGTACACAAATGGCGCTCACAACACTGACAATAATATAGAGTGCTTGTCTACTTTTCCGTCTTGTCCTTATTACCTTATTGAAAAGCTCCACTTTATAATTTACAGGCAaaaaccaacacgcccaacttgCTGTAATACTAGAACAGCTACTGCTACTAATAGGGTGACCCACAAACTTTAGTCAACCTGCGGGACCAGAACTGGTGCTCACTTGTATGCATCCTGCTGTGCCGCACCAGGTTGCACCGCTGGCTGAATGCCTTGGAACAGTATTCGCACCGGTATGGTCGCTCGCCCGTGTGTGTCCGCATGTGGCGCTCCACGAGGCTACTGGCAGCAGCCGTGTAGGAGCACAGGCTGCACCCAAACCGGCGGGGCACCATCGTGTGGCTAAGGTCGGCCATAATCGTGTGCATACAACTTCCTGCAACAAGCAGAGGTGAAGGAACACTAAAGCTAGACCTGTTTTAGACTAGCGATACTTCATTTCGAAGCTACATCGACGTTACTTGGGAACAGAAAGGTTGAATCAAGGAATGCATTTCTGGGAAGGTTGGTTTGCATGCAGAGAATCAATAATAGTACAAAGTAAAATTATCAGGTAGATAGCTGCGATTTATGCATGCATGCAGTGTTGATAAGTTACGTGCATTCCTTAAATATGGTTCGCTGTTTTCACACTGGCGCATTTTTGCACTAGCAATTGCTGCATCATCTTGTGATGTCTTTTCTAAAATTTGACTACTAAAATGAAGGCCAAATTTTTCTGTCGGCATCAGTGCGACATCATAGATATTTGAGTGTTTTCTATATTTTGGCAGTCTTCAATAAGGAAAAGTTGCAAAATTCTTAAATTTGGAGCCCCGTTTGGTTTCAAATGCAATGAGATTTTTCTTTAACAATAAATGCACTCGACTTGCCCATACCAGGCATTGTCAGAATTCATGACATTACAAGTTCATTGCAAGAATTTTCAAACTGGTGTTGTTAATaccggtctttttttttttttccggtcaccTTGCTTCTGGCACACTTAGCCTTTGTTAACAGTAAGACTGAGCTATATTATATTTCTAAAGCGTAGTCTAATATGCTAGATAAACATATTGTTCAGCAGTTAACATGAGTGTCACTCGCAATGTCAGCAGTGGCGTGTAAAGTGTGGCTTCAAACTTAACAGCTTTGTGCAATTTCGCGTCCAGCTTTGCCTATGTTTTGTTGAATTTCTGCATTGCATTACTGACTTCCCATGATGTGCACCACAACCATGTCAgcatgtaaaaaataaaaaataaaaaacaaaaacaaacaaaaaaagaacttcgCTTTTAGACAGTAAAGAAAAATGTTGAGATTGCAGATATATGCTTCTTTCTTTTAAAATATTATCCTGGGCAATTAATTTTCTGCCCTTACCAATTACCGAAATTAAATTGAGTGATTTTCCAAAAGTACCCAACTGCTATGAAGGGTCAGTGTAAAGTAGCACCAGCTTTTGCAAGGCTGGAGTGAAAATGGATGAAAATGAACAAATAGACGTATTGACtagaaaaaaatcatactgtacAATTTGAGGCACACTAAAACATTTGGAAGCAAATGCAGGACATGCTTTACATAAGAAACAAATTGAAAACATAAACACCAAGAGAGGCATGGGACTGTGAAGCAACGAAAAGAAAATACCAGTGTTCCTATTATTCATGCAAATTTGTTTGACCATAAGTTAGTCACATAGCTAGCTGGTTAAGAGTAAGTACACCTAAAACACATAGGAATGAAAGATGGTGCTTGCTTCTGAATTGTAATACatataacaaaacaaaaataaaacagttgtAGTGCCTATAAAAGTACCAATGGGGAGGGCACTGAAGATTTTCCCtttggtcgaaaaaaaaaaaagattttcatgAAAGCACAAATAGCTGAACTGAACAAGTTACTAAAagagaggcgaaaaaaaaaaaaggatattcaGGGCATGTACACTAAAAGCAACCTCCGTAAGTGTATTTACTTTTTCACTGATCAAAATAACAATTTCACCACAATCTTCAAACAAAAACCAAGATAAAGCAGACCCCCATGAGTTTTCACCAGGACTTCAGTACACAGAATGTTCAGAACTCCAGCATTATCAATAATGGTCAAGTGTTGCAACAATAAATCCTAATTCCTGCTAGTTTGGATGTATTTCCATGCAGCTGCACATTGGTTTTGAACAGCATTGCAAGTGTAATGTGGCTAGCATGCAAGCCAGCGCCATAGAGTCAAATTGTAACATACCACTTTAGCACTGTAATAATATGCAAGACTAAATAGGTTTTTACACATCAAAGCAAAAAGATCAACTCTGAAGGAGAATGGAGGGTGGTGCATGACAACCTGCAACAGTTCTCTGGTTATTAGGAGCATTTCACAAGCAACATGTTTTCAAAATGTAACTTTACTCCATGAACACTTTGCATTCAGATATTCTGTCCCCTTAAAAGAGTCAGGTCATTTCTAGAGACTGGATGTTTAGGCACTAACACTGCTGTTTTAGGTGCCTACAACAAGCACTAAAGGTACCATTTAAAACATATATATGCACCAATTACAGTCTTCTCAATTAAAAAGAACTATGATGTGAATCTGCAAATAAATTGTGGCTCTCCAAGAACACAGCCCACTAAACCCTTGTGTTGCAAAACTAATTTTATTTTCTCAATGAAAAGGAAGGAGGCAGGTTGCATAGCTTACAAGGTTTACCTGAAACCTAGTGGAGTTAGCCACCACAGTTAAAGTTGAGAAAGCAGCAACAAACAAGCACCATTCCAATATTTCCGGGTTTCATATTGTGCCTATTTTCACCGAGTATTAGTTTGCATCCAAGAGAAAAGTAACACTCAACATCCACAAAAGTTAGCTTGAGAGAATGCTACGGGCCGCACAATGAGCGACGGAACATAAAACGAAAAACGTAACGCTAGGAAACAGGAAGACTGCAGTACGGACCAGTGAGCCAAATGCAAGGAGTTTACGATAAATAGGTTGACTTGTGTGCGTCATGTAATGTGTAGAGATGATGACCGGTGGGCTATCTAGAGTAATGAAATAGGTGCCAGGGGAAGAGATGCACAGTTGCGGGCAGCGGACGATTTCGTGGCCTGATGAGGTGAGGAACCTTGTAGGCACAAGATGTAGTTGGTGGAGTTAAGGCTGCAGAGTTATGAGGAAAACAGAACATACGCTGACCAAGGCGAAGAATTACAGCGTTAAAGAGCTTGACATTATGGAGCCCACATGAGAGCCGTGTTCACAATGAATAAGAAACAAGAAGGGCGTGAGTTTACTGTGAATGAGTGCCTAACGCAGAGAGCAAGCACAATGTGCTCAATCCCGTATAAGTCCGTGTTCTTCTTGTTTCCTGTTCATTGTGAGCAAGGCTCATGTATTTAATAATTTCTTCAGATTGGTTGGTGTCTGTTCTGTTTTCTTCATGATTCTTCTCGAACAGATGAAAGTTTGTCAAACTCTTGACTTTGACGCAGGGGTAACCGGCAATCCCTAGgtgaggccttcatcctgcaaaGTGCAtaaataggctaatgatgatggtGACACATAAGGTTGGTGTTTGAACAAATCATCACCACAAGCCCAAAAAGTCACCAGGCTATAGCGACTCTTTGACTTCCTAAACTCAATTCTAGCAAGCAGCGATTATAAGGTCCCTGATTCCTAGATGTGTTTAGAAAATCTCACGTGCCTGCAAAGAACTCCAGCCCTTGTGGAAAACATTAAAGAAAATGCCAATGCTGCTAGGACAACTCCTGGAAGCTCAATGCTAAAAGGAGGCTCCCCCGCAATTTGAAGACAGCAACAGAGTGCCATTCATAGTAAGCAGAAGACACAATAACTTTCCAGTTACCAAGCACTCCAGAAGGTGGCTTTTACTGACTGCGCCACTATTCTCAGTGCATTACTTTTTTGGCGACAGAATGATAAAGTTTTTAGATAATCGGAGAGGTTAGCTTAGTGTAAGACTTGGCATGCTACTTCAGGTGAGATGAGCAGGCATGAAAGGAGAGTGAGATGAAAACAAAgtgcgtgcacacacacatgccCACACAAAAATGTACGGCAATTACAAAAGTGGTAGGCAGTGCAGAAGGAAAATTGAAAACCAGCTGTCTTGTAATCTATAAATCACTATTCACACAAGTGTTTGGTTGAAGCAAACAAATTACATgcacgaataaaaaaaatgtaagaagAGGACATAGAGCTCAAAAGGAAGAAGTACTGTTTTCAGAAAACATGACAATATTCTTCAGGAGAGATTTCCGCATTAAAGCTCAGTGACAGTCCTGATACGATACAACCATGTTACATTTGGTGGCCTCTTGAGTTCAACGTTCTCTTCTTCCATTACAATATATAAGAATAAAAAGAATGTAGCTAATTCTAAAGCAGCAATACATGATGCATTGAAATATCAGTGGTGTGGTCAACACAGTCATCATTCTTGATGGCCCCACAAGTCATGCAGCCTGTAAAAGATATCCAAGTTTCTTAACAGAAGGGCTGAAGCATTTCGCATTGTACTCTGGCAACAATGTTATGTGTAGACGCTCTGTAGCGCCTTTGTCATATTTCTAGGAATTTCAGTGAGAACTTGGCAAACTACGATTACGTTTCACGTTCTACTCCTACAGGAACACTTCGCACATGCACATTTTTcatccaccgtggttgctcagtggctacggtgttgggctgctgagcacgaggtcgcgggatcaaatcccggccacggcggctgcatttcgatgggggcgaaatgcgaaaacacccgtgtacttagagttaggtgcacgttaaagaaccccaggtggtcgaaatctccggagtcctccactacggcgtgcctcataatgagaaagtggttttggcacgtaaaactccataatttaattttttatgcaCATTTTTCAATGTGGTCACCTTAGCGCCCAAAATACCAATCTGTTGCTGTCTCCAGCTGACATAACGAAATGTCACAACATTGATCTCCATGACAGATATTCCATCTCTTGCGTTCACAAATGAAGAAAGTTTGGCCAGGCTGGATTAAATTTACATTATCAGCGCAACAATGTGAGGCACAGCTTACAGACAGCGCTGGCTCGCAAATAATGTTTAATGACGTTTTTTATGAATAAGCGCGGCTCAGAGTGAAGGAAGCAAGACGAAGACGAGAATACAGGAGACAGGGGGAGTGGGGTGTAGTAATCTCCCAACTGATCAATTTCGTAAAGCCAGAGAAAGCCGACATGGTCAgtgcaaacaacaacaaaacacacACCTCATTGTACACGCGCCGGCAAGCTAAGAAACGTCAATTCTTTACATGATAAAGCTACAGACAGCGAGCAAACATACATACATCTGTCCAAATCTTGATATAGCTTCAGCTTCTTTTATTGCACGTTTCATCTGACGATGACGTCCTACAACCGCACATATTCTGAAGTCTGGGCTGCAGCCACAACTCGTGCACTGAGTTCAGGAATTTGCAGTGCAAATTTATGAGAACGTTACGGAATACCAACTCGCTGAAACTGCCATCAATGCTTAAAAGCGAGCGAAGAGTGAATTCACACACTCAAGAAATAGCAAAAGATCACAAGCACGCGAGTACCTTCATTAATGTCTTATTCACTAAAACATCAGAAGAATTAGAAAGCGACGAAGGAAAAAAGAACAGCCAATAGCTAACCCCACTGCGACCATGACTGAGTTTATTTAAAACATCTCCAACCCTGTGAGGCTACTCCATTCAGCATAAATCAGCATGCATGGCTTAAAGCGAACGCAAATCAGTCGCATATTCAGGCTGTCAGCCATATATTGCGGCTAAATCATTTCTAACAATCGAGAGTTGGTCAATGGACGATTCTATTTCGCTATAACAGCCAGCAATCGAAGCTGAGCGCTCAAAACGTTCACTAGTGATCATCGGCAGATAGCACTGGCATTGTACGGTAGCAGTACACGGTGCGCTTTGTTCTAACAAAGATTTTTTGATGCAATGTGACGCAGCTGAGCGCTCACTATTCAAAACGGCGATATTAGCCTGCATTGTGACATTGTTACACATAGTACTTGACATAAACGTTCCTCAGAAGTCTTGAGATTATCTGTACAGTGAAACGAAGCTATCTATGTTCTTATATGCCGCGCGGAAGAGAGTTCAAAAAGTGTTGCAACTGGTTTAAAGTTTTGAACTTACTTTCATGTTCATGATGCGCTACTTACGGTCTTTTCAATACTCCGATCGATTGGAACAACACTTCACCTTGTCATCTCCAAACGTACCGCTAGCTAGCTGTAAAGTAAGTTGTTTTCAATGATTCTGAGTGTCGACGCTGCTGTTTAGCTTTATCACGAAGCTAATTTAAGCTTTCAAAGCG is a window from the Dermacentor albipictus isolate Rhodes 1998 colony chromosome 6, USDA_Dalb.pri_finalv2, whole genome shotgun sequence genome containing:
- the LOC135907498 gene encoding protein krueppel-like, which gives rise to MAAPKRSCMHTIMADLSHTMVPRRFGCSLCSYTAAASSLVERHMRTHTGERPYRCEYCSKAFSQRCNLVRHSRMHTSQRLSSGGPKRRL